Proteins from a genomic interval of Clostridium scatologenes:
- the radA gene encoding DNA repair protein RadA, translating to MAKNKTIFVCQECAYESLKWLGKCPNCNSWNSMVEETKVQSNSTSLNISSNSLPKSILNIKSSEYERFDTGITELNRVLGGGIVKGSLTLISGAPGIGKSTLLLQAANSISRKYGKVLYVSGEESEEQIKMRGDRLEAMSGDLYIVSETSIEKIEEHIENTKPVFVIIDSIQTLFKQSITSAPGSVSQVRESSNDIMRIGKTKGIPFFIVAHVTKQGELAGPRVLEHMVDTVLSFEGERTEEFRILRTMKNRFGTTSEIGVFEMRESGLEEVSNPSAVFLEETDFQKEGSIVIGIMEGTRPILIEIQALVSETKAVMPRRTAVGVDISRLNLILAVLEKKLKIPFYNCDVYVNVVGGLNIEGTFADLGLALALISSVKSKEINLEKLIVFGEIGLTGEVRPVTFGDRIVNEAEKMGFKNIVIPARNKEKVKNKSINIIGVSSLKEATNKVF from the coding sequence ATGGCAAAAAATAAGACTATTTTTGTATGTCAAGAATGTGCATATGAATCATTAAAGTGGCTTGGAAAGTGTCCTAATTGTAATAGTTGGAATAGTATGGTTGAAGAAACTAAAGTGCAAAGTAACTCAACCAGTCTTAATATAAGCTCTAATAGTTTGCCTAAGAGTATACTAAATATAAAATCTAGTGAATATGAAAGATTTGATACTGGCATAACAGAATTGAATAGAGTACTAGGTGGTGGAATAGTAAAAGGTTCACTAACTTTAATATCTGGTGCGCCAGGTATAGGTAAATCTACATTGCTATTGCAAGCAGCAAATAGTATTTCTCGAAAATATGGAAAAGTTCTTTACGTTTCAGGAGAAGAATCTGAAGAACAAATAAAAATGAGAGGCGATAGGCTGGAAGCTATGTCTGGTGATTTGTATATAGTTTCTGAGACAAGTATTGAAAAAATAGAGGAGCATATAGAGAATACCAAACCTGTTTTTGTTATTATAGATTCCATACAAACTCTTTTTAAACAATCTATTACTTCTGCACCAGGAAGTGTATCTCAAGTTCGGGAAAGCTCTAACGATATTATGCGTATAGGGAAAACAAAAGGAATACCATTTTTTATTGTAGCTCATGTTACTAAACAAGGTGAACTAGCAGGACCTAGAGTGTTAGAACATATGGTAGATACTGTACTGTCTTTTGAAGGAGAGAGGACTGAAGAATTTAGAATACTTAGAACTATGAAAAATCGTTTTGGAACTACTAGTGAGATTGGAGTATTCGAAATGAGAGAAAGCGGTCTTGAAGAAGTATCAAATCCATCAGCAGTGTTTTTGGAAGAAACTGATTTTCAAAAGGAGGGTTCAATAGTTATAGGCATAATGGAGGGAACTAGGCCTATATTAATAGAAATACAAGCACTAGTCAGTGAAACTAAGGCAGTAATGCCTAGAAGAACTGCAGTTGGTGTAGATATTTCTAGACTGAATCTTATTTTAGCAGTTTTAGAAAAAAAATTAAAAATACCTTTTTACAATTGTGATGTTTATGTTAATGTAGTAGGAGGACTTAATATTGAGGGAACATTTGCAGATTTAGGGTTGGCTTTGGCACTTATATCTAGTGTTAAATCTAAGGAAATAAACTTAGAAAAATTAATAGTATTTGGAGAAATAGGACTTACAGGAGAAGTAAGACCTGTAACATTTGGAGACAGAATTGTAAATGAAGCAGAGAAAATGGGATTTAAAAATATTGTCATACCA